Proteins from a single region of Trypanosoma brucei brucei TREU927 chromosome 7, complete sequence:
- a CDS encoding hypothetical protein, conserved (Part of an tandem of six genes (Tb07.15M23.130, Tb07.15M23.140, Tb07.15M23.150, Tb07.15M23.160, Tb07.15M23.170, Tb07.15M23.180, Tb07.15M23.190). Tb07.15M23.170 and Tb07.15M23.180 both contain a large repeat insertion and could be pseudogenes.): MVFARGVTLYILVAGLCSIGGKSSSHWGRISRSEYCTTVAKSVRAINTRYANAWHTFEVALKRTSVVKGKCDEDVKKVSDDEITDVADSGKKRVVDEYYNAIMYVGTEIRNYERDLHKLTVYLKDRCGFWLSFMPVTISFKRSIEETTAEATGKVSKIETLSGDAASYAADAANDECSTVEDKRREKEAGAGEDTSGKQNEETSDGPVPESPESPTSMDEQREEKRSTDTAKGDTDSSQEGLGEKTADEEPAVVAEPAVGKEAQAEVD, encoded by the coding sequence ATGGTTTTCGCAAGGGGCGTAACACTATATATTCTCGTGGCCGGGCTATGCAGTATTGGAGGCAAGTCCTCTTCTCATTGGGGAAGGATAAGCCGCTCAGAATACTGTACTACAGTGGCCAAATCAGTTCGGGCCATTAATACCCGCTATGCAAACGCATGGCACACGTTTGAAGTTGCTCTCAAGCGAACCAGTGTTGTCAAGGGAAAGTGCGACGAGGACGTGAAGAAAGTCAGCGACGATGAGATAACAGATGTTGCAGACAGCGGAAAGAAGAGAGTTGTAGATGAGTACTACAACGCGATCATGTATGTCGGAACAGAGATTAGGAACTACGAGCGCGATTTACACAAACTAACGGTGTATCTAAAGGACCGATGCGGGTTTTGGTTGTCCTTCATGCCAGTAACCATTTCATTCAAACGGAGCATTGAGGAGACGACGGCTGAAGCTACAGGCAAGGTGTCGAAAATTGAAACTCTTAGTGGAGATGCGGCGAGCTATGCCGCTGATGCGGCGAATGATGAGTGCTCCACGGTGGAGGATAAACGCAGAGAGAAGGAGGCAGGTGCTGGTGAAGACACTTCCGGCAAACAGAACGAGGAAACATCCGATGGCCCCGTGCCCGAATCTCCTGAATCACCCACAAGTATGGATGAgcagagagaagaaaagaggtcGACTGACACCGCTAAAGGTGACACCGATAGCAGCCAAGAAGGTCTTGGGGAAAAAACCGCCGACGAGGaacctgctgttgttgctgaaccTGCGGTAGGGAAGGAGGCCCAGGCAGAGGTGGATTAG